The following are encoded together in the Apus apus isolate bApuApu2 chromosome 7, bApuApu2.pri.cur, whole genome shotgun sequence genome:
- the LOC127387383 gene encoding uncharacterized protein LOC127387383 isoform X2, protein MPGSSRSSLSAVPMLVQPRVEISSAQDPAGLRQHTSPPELRKPFPWQLPLAVSSTQPGDRAGDTTKPRVTSALDLSPRPPLLSTDPRGGRSVLVVSVCSLLRVTAQAQRLPVSTMEFKTLLPILVCFSMGFLKPTGIEESSTPDWATAERKDLYEGPEQLPTGAESLFGEWLGSSRPDSPKSWVRVRAGVDPEAPEQLPGGTEGMASSLPYSLDQFWAFLAQEYDTQGRAGVHPEASEQLPGGTEAKASSLPYPLDQLWAFLAQEDQPQVTAGVAPGGPKQLPGGTEAKAWSLPFPLDQLWAYLTQPYTTTWLPVICETMFLHCLAGIARYIWRRVKKPQGQRRGRTATSPARTGRRQRGAVSRDHLELLRRLEINTALMIRHERLRYRRHLEELWRQLSRD, encoded by the exons ATGCCAGGCTCATCACGCTCCTCGCTCTCAGCGGTTCCCATGTTGGTCCAACCAAGGGTCGAGATTTCCTCTGCACAGGACCCGGCCGGGCTCAGGCAACACACGAGTCCCCCTGAACTCAGGAAGCCGTTTCCATGGCAGCTGCCcctggctgtgagcagcacccagcctgggGACCGGGCTGGTGACACCACAAAGCCCCGCGTGACATCAGCCCTGGACTTGTCCCCTCGGCCACCCTTGCTGAGCACAGACCCACGAGGCGGCCGCTCGGTGCTGGTCGTCTCGGTCTGCTCTCTGCTCCGGGTGACAGCCCAAGCACAGAGACTTCCTGTGAGCACCATGGAGTTCAAGACACTTTTACCCATCCTGGTGTGCTTCTCCATGGGCTTTCTGAAGCCCACCGGCATTGAAGAATCCAGCACCCCCGACTGGGCCACGGCGGAGAGGAAAGACCTTTATGAaggcccagagcagctgcccacTGGTGCGGAGAGCCTGTTCGGGGAGTGGCTGGGGAGCTCCAGGCCTGACAGCCCCAAGAGCTGGGTCAGGGTCAGGGCAGGTGTCGATCCTGAAGCCCCAGAGCAGCTTCCCGGTGGCACAGAGGGGATGGCCTCGTCACTGCCCTACTCTCTGGACCAGTTTTGGGCCTTCCTAGCCCAAGAGTATGacacccagggcagggcaggtgtCCATCCTGAAGCCTCAGAGCAGCTTCCTGGTGGCACAGAGGCCAAGGCTTCATCCCTGCCCTACCCTCTGGACCAGCTTTGGGCCTTCCTAGCCCAAGAGGATCAACCCCAGGTCACGGCGGGTGTTGCACCTGGAGGCCCAAAGCAGCTGCCCGGTGGCACAGAGGCCAAGGCCTggtccctgcccttccctctaGACCAACTTTGGGCCTACCTTACCCAGCCCTACACAACAACATGGCTCCCTGTTATCTGCGAAACCATGTTTCTGCACTGCCTGGCTGGGATCGCCCGTTACATCTGGAGGAGGGTGAAGAAACCCCAGGGACAG agaaggggacGGACGGCCACATCTCCTGCACGGACAGGCCGCCGGCAACGAGGCGCCGTCAGCCGAGACCATCTGGAATTGCTCCGCCGGCTGGAAATCAACACTGCCCTCATGATCAGGCACGAGAGGCTTCGCTACCGCAGGCACCTGGAAGAGCTCTGGCGTCAGCTCTCCAGGGACTAG
- the LOC127387383 gene encoding uncharacterized protein LOC127387383 isoform X3 — MPGSSRSSLSAVPMLVQPRVEISSAQDPAGLRQHTSPPELRKPFPWQLPLAVSSTQPGDRAGDTTKPRVTSALDLSPRPPLLSTDPRGGRSVLVVSVCSLLRVTAQAQRLPVSTMEFKTLLPILVCFSMGFLKPTGIEESSTPDWATAERKDLYEGPEQLPTGAESLFGEWLGSSRPDSPKSWVRVRAGVHPEASEQLPGGTEAKASSLPYPLDQLWAFLAQEDQPQVTAGVAPGGPKQLPGGTEAKAWSLPFPLDQLWAYLTQPYTTTWLPVICETMFLHCLAGIARYIWRRVKKPQGQRRGRTATSPARTGRRQRGAVSRDHLELLRRLEINTALMIRHERLRYRRHLEELWRQLSRD, encoded by the exons ATGCCAGGCTCATCACGCTCCTCGCTCTCAGCGGTTCCCATGTTGGTCCAACCAAGGGTCGAGATTTCCTCTGCACAGGACCCGGCCGGGCTCAGGCAACACACGAGTCCCCCTGAACTCAGGAAGCCGTTTCCATGGCAGCTGCCcctggctgtgagcagcacccagcctgggGACCGGGCTGGTGACACCACAAAGCCCCGCGTGACATCAGCCCTGGACTTGTCCCCTCGGCCACCCTTGCTGAGCACAGACCCACGAGGCGGCCGCTCGGTGCTGGTCGTCTCGGTCTGCTCTCTGCTCCGGGTGACAGCCCAAGCACAGAGACTTCCTGTGAGCACCATGGAGTTCAAGACACTTTTACCCATCCTGGTGTGCTTCTCCATGGGCTTTCTGAAGCCCACCGGCATTGAAGAATCCAGCACCCCCGACTGGGCCACGGCGGAGAGGAAAGACCTTTATGAaggcccagagcagctgcccacTGGTGCGGAGAGCCTGTTCGGGGAGTGGCTGGGGAGCTCCAGGCCTGACAGCCCCAAGAGCTGGGTCAGGGTCAGGGCAG gtgtCCATCCTGAAGCCTCAGAGCAGCTTCCTGGTGGCACAGAGGCCAAGGCTTCATCCCTGCCCTACCCTCTGGACCAGCTTTGGGCCTTCCTAGCCCAAGAGGATCAACCCCAGGTCACGGCGGGTGTTGCACCTGGAGGCCCAAAGCAGCTGCCCGGTGGCACAGAGGCCAAGGCCTggtccctgcccttccctctaGACCAACTTTGGGCCTACCTTACCCAGCCCTACACAACAACATGGCTCCCTGTTATCTGCGAAACCATGTTTCTGCACTGCCTGGCTGGGATCGCCCGTTACATCTGGAGGAGGGTGAAGAAACCCCAGGGACAG agaaggggacGGACGGCCACATCTCCTGCACGGACAGGCCGCCGGCAACGAGGCGCCGTCAGCCGAGACCATCTGGAATTGCTCCGCCGGCTGGAAATCAACACTGCCCTCATGATCAGGCACGAGAGGCTTCGCTACCGCAGGCACCTGGAAGAGCTCTGGCGTCAGCTCTCCAGGGACTAG